The sequence GTCAATGGAAGCGTCAAATTTTACATTGGTTATTTCTTTTACTAAAGCAGATGCCTCATCCAAAGAATATAATTTATTCTTATCTATTTTGGAATGGGCCTCCTTTTGCTTTTTTGTCAATCTTGCCATTATAAATTGCTTTAAGATTTTAAAAAGGTCTTTTGCCTGCTACTTTTAAACCCATGGATCTAGCAGTACCCGCAACCATACTCATTGCAGATTCTACTGTGAACGCATTCAAATCGACCATTTTGTCTTCAGCGATTTGCTTTACTTGATCCCAGGATACAGAACCACTTCTAACTCTGTTAGGTTCGCCAGATCCTTTTTTAATCTTAGCTGCTTCCATCAATTGAACTGCCGCTGGTGGTGTCTTTACAACAAACTCGAAAGATTTGTCTTTGTAAACGGTGATCACAACAGGCAATACTTTACCCGGTTTGTCCTGTGTACGAGCATTAAACTGCTTACAGAACTCCATGATGTTAACACCTGCAGCACCTAAGGCGGGTCCAACCGGTGGCGACGGATTCGCAGCACCTCCCCTAACTTGTAATTTAACTACCTTATCTACTTCTTTTGCCATTGTTTTTAATTAAATTGAAAGTGTGTCAATTGGAAGCAACACAACTTTATATGTAACAGCTCTATTATACTTTTTCTACTTGCATATAGCTCAATTCAAGTGGTGTTTTTCTTCCGAAAATTTTCACCATGACTTCGAGCTTACGCTTTTCTTCATTGATTTTCTCAACAGTTCCATTGAAACCATTGAAAGGGCCATCAATAACCTTAATTGTTTCACCCAACACAAAAGGAATGGCAACGTTATCTGTATTAACAGCCAACTCATCCACTTTCCCTAACATTCGGTTGACCTCAGATTTCCTTAAAGGAACCGGGTCACCACCTTTTGTTTCACCCAAGAAACCAATTACGTTTGTTATAGAGCGAATGATGTGTATCATTTCTCCTCCCAAATTGGCTTTTATCATTATATATCCTGGAAAGTAAACTTTTTCTTTATTGATTTTCTTTCCGTTACGGATTTGCACTACTTTTTCAGTTGGAACAAGAACATCTTCTAGGTAATCAGCGAAACCATTACGCTCCACTTCACTTTCAATATAGCCTTTGATCTTATTCTCTTGGCCACTCACCGCTCTCACTACATACCATTTTTTCTCCAGAACCTCAGACATACTCAACTATCCTATTACGTTATCAAAATACAATCTAATCAACTTACTGAACAAGGAATCTACTCCCCATGTGGCCAATGCAAACAAAATTGAAAAAACAGCAACTACAACCATCAAATTAGAGGCCTTCTCCCTATCCAACCAAGTAACGTTACTTTTTAACTCCTCGAATGATTCCTTAATGTAAGTGAACATATTCTAATTGTATTTTTCTAGCACGGGCGGAGAGGCTCGAACTCCCGACACCTGGTTTTGGAGACCAGTGCTCTACCAACTGAGCTACGCCCGTAATTATAGCGTCTACTATCTCAAATCTCAGAGACGAACTACACCCGCTTCTATTTACATCGAAAGGTATCCGTCAAATGACGGACACCCTTTAACGTAAACTATGATTATATAATAATTTTAATCTAAAATCTTAGTGACCTGACCAGCACCTACTGTTCTACCACCTTCACGGATAGCGAAACGTAGACCTACACTTAGTGCAATTGGCTGAATCAACTCAACAGTAATTGTTAAGTTATCTCCAGGCATAACCATTTCAACTCCACTTGGAAGAGCAATGTTACCTGTTACATCCGTTGTTCTAACATAGAACTGAGGACGGTAGTTGTTATGGAAAGGAGTGTGACGACCACCTTCTTCTTTCTTAAGGATATAAACCTCAGCTTCAAATTTAGCATGTGGCTTAACGGAACCTGGCTTACAGATTACCATTCCCCTACTGATATCAGATTTTTCAATACCTCTTAATAAGATACCAACGTTATCTCCAGCTTCACCTCTATCCAA is a genomic window of Flagellimonas sp. CMM7 containing:
- the secE gene encoding preprotein translocase subunit SecE, which gives rise to MFTYIKESFEELKSNVTWLDREKASNLMVVVAVFSILFALATWGVDSLFSKLIRLYFDNVIG
- the nusG gene encoding transcription termination/antitermination protein NusG translates to MSEVLEKKWYVVRAVSGQENKIKGYIESEVERNGFADYLEDVLVPTEKVVQIRNGKKINKEKVYFPGYIMIKANLGGEMIHIIRSITNVIGFLGETKGGDPVPLRKSEVNRMLGKVDELAVNTDNVAIPFVLGETIKVIDGPFNGFNGTVEKINEEKRKLEVMVKIFGRKTPLELSYMQVEKV
- the rplK gene encoding 50S ribosomal protein L11, which translates into the protein MAKEVDKVVKLQVRGGAANPSPPVGPALGAAGVNIMEFCKQFNARTQDKPGKVLPVVITVYKDKSFEFVVKTPPAAVQLMEAAKIKKGSGEPNRVRSGSVSWDQVKQIAEDKMVDLNAFTVESAMSMVAGTARSMGLKVAGKRPF